The genome window aagactataccgagcccggacccttttacgttggaagctccgtccgtaaataaggtctaAACCCCTGATGTcaattccgacaccattactacTTCCTTGGTTGCAAGAGGAAATAATCCTAGACTGAAATCGTCCATGACGTCAGCCAAGACTTACGATTTAATTGCAGTcattggtttatattctatgtcgatttcactcatttcgacggcccttTGGCCAATCTACACGAGAGGTcaggtttatggaggatgttccacaaagggaaagtagtcaccacggCTATCAGGTGGCATTAGAAGTGGGGCCTCAACTTTCGAGcggtgactacgagagctaaggccagtttctcCAAATATGGGTAACgcgtttctgctcccgttaaaattttactaacataataaatgggagattacgTACCTTCGTTCTCTCGGACTAAAACAACACTTATCGCAACTTCTGAGACCGCGAGATAAACCAACaacgtttcaccttcttttggttatGAAAGGTGGAAGGCTTGACAAGTATTTCTTTAAATacctcaaagcctgctggcactccggggtccattcgaaattatttttcttttttagcaGTGCGAAGAAACGATGACACTTTTCtgatgaccgggaaatgaacctgctcaaagatgCCAATCTCCCCGTAAGCCTTTGGACTTGCTTCACGTTTGATAGTTGTTCCGGGATATCTTCTATGTCCTTaatcttatcggggtttacctcaattcccctttgtgataccagaaatcccagaaacttaccagaCCTGACTCTGAACGCAcatttctcgggattaagtttcatattatgcttccttaggatgtcgaaaGTTTTTTGcagatgtttaagatgatcacctgcagTTAAAGACTTAACGAGTATAtaatctatataaacttccatagtatttcctatttgattttcaaatATCTTATTCacaagccgttgataagtggatccaacatttttcaacccgaagggcatcacattgtagcaatatataccgaaattcgttataaatgaagttttttctgatcctccgggttcatcttaatttggttgtacccggaataagcatcgaggaaactcactAACTCGTGACCGGTCGTggaatcaatcatttgatcgatgtttgggagtaggaacgagtctttcgggcatgccttgTTAAGAtttttataatctacacacatgcgaaacttatttttcttcttaggaactactactactacattggctagccagtctggatatcttacctctcggatcgaaccaatattaagtaagcgggttacctcttctttgacgattTTGTTCCTAGCTTCAGCAATCGGGATTTTTcgaacaatgccacttgctcCAGCTGTTCCGTTGTGGACTTGGTTGCATCAGTCTCTTCTaaaacttggaaatatctcgacACCTAATCATATTCCGATGCCTCTGCCCCTAGGTTAACTTCATCTAGTTCGGGAGTAGATGTCGGTCCCTATAATTTCTATGATGcgtgttcctttcctttgctactggagaccaaaattgcattcatcttccttgctgccggttgatcaccccttatctgCTTAATTCCTTCGGGAGTTGGAAACTTTAGCAATTGGTGATACgttgatggtacaactttcatctcgtgcaaccatgccCTTCCCAGAATGATGTTGTATCCTATATCACCATCTACTAATTTGAAAAGAGTTATTTTCATTATTCCTTCAGCGTTCGTGACTAATAAAATTTCTCCCCGGGTTATCacacttgcgaggttgaatccggcgaggagctttgtggctgaaataatgcttccggtgagtttagcttgctccaatactctcaaTTGTATGATATTAactgaacttcctggatccattagaacacgtttaatcttagaATCTAgcatatttaaagaaattaccaatgtGTCGTTGTGTGGTAGCAACAATCCGTTTGCGTCTTCTtccgtaaaa of Nicotiana tomentosiformis chromosome 7, ASM39032v3, whole genome shotgun sequence contains these proteins:
- the LOC138895670 gene encoding uncharacterized protein; the protein is MRIINEARFPKPMRSDPIQRDPNLWYEYHIMNGHRTGDYRHLRKEVATSLKNCHLREFLSDRAKNNYGRNRDNAEPSKAGEGPPHQTINMILGGNEINGVTFSAAKKMKVSITYSKRLWEDDITFTEEDANGLLLPHNDTLVISLNMLDSKIKRVLMDPGSSVNIIQLRVLEQAKLTGSIISATKLLAGFNLASVITRGEILLVTNAEGIMKITLFKLVDGDIGYNIILGRAWLHEMKVVPSTYHQLLKFPTPEGIKQIRGDQPAARKMNAILVSSSKGKEHAS